From a single Nicotiana tabacum cultivar K326 chromosome 8, ASM71507v2, whole genome shotgun sequence genomic region:
- the LOC142163132 gene encoding uncharacterized protein LOC142163132, whose protein sequence is MAVESEAAEYDSIFTLMEKYDEDEDDDDDGAVKGSNQRWYMDSGRSKHMTGSTDDFLSIKALQGGSVSFDNGKKGYILRETKLNSYQRLSLSPVLMTGEVVLMAKRFKNIYLADFEYLNNGDLTCLSVFVDDAELWHKILGHASFSLLNKLVKKDLVHGLPKSRFKDQKIQVKMSHNIVNIRSDHGTKFENAKFIKFYAEIGISLNFLARRTPLQNSVVERKNRTLENMARTILIDSGVAKGFWAEAINTTCYLINRCIIRSLLNKTPYELLNERKPKLTYMRTFGCKWFALNNGKEVLEKFDAKSDKRIFLGYSPQSKAYKVYKKGLYVLNKAYKVYKKGLYVLKKAYM, encoded by the exons ATGGCCGTTGAAAGTGAAGCAGCTGAATATGACTCTATTTTTACCCTGATggaaaaatatgatgaagatgaagatgatgatgatgat GGAGCAGTGAAAGGAAGCAACCAAAGATGGTATATGGATAGTGGTCGCTctaagcatatgactggaagcactGATGATTTCCTCTCAAtcaaagccctgcaaggagggagtgtgtccTTTGACAATGGCAAAAAAGGATACATTCTAAGA GAAACAAAGTTGAATTCTTATCAAAGACTTTCACTCTCACCAGTTCTTATGACGGGTGAAGTGGTTCTGATGGcaaaaagattcaaaaatatCTATCTTGCTGATTTTGAGTATTTGAACAATGGGGATCTTACATGTTTGAGTGTTTTTGTTGATGATGCTGAGCTGTGGCATAAAATATTGGGACATGCAAGCTTTTCATTGCTGAACAAGCTGGTCAAGAAGGATCTAGTTCATGGGCTACCCAAGTCAAGGTTCAAGGATCAGAAG ATTCAAGTGAAAATGAGTCATAATATTGTAAACATAAGATCTGATCATGGCACAAAGTTTGAAAAtgcaaaatttatcaaattctatGCTGAAATTGGTATAAGTCTCAATTTTTTAGCTCGTAGAACACCCCTACAAAATAGTGTTGTAGAAAGgaaaaataggactcttgaaaACATGGCAAGGACGATACTGATTGATAGTGGTGTAGCAAAAggtttttgggctgaggcaatcaACACTACCTGCTATTTGATAAACAGGTGCATAATCAGGTCCCTCTTAAACAAAACCCCATATGAGTTGCTGAACGAAAGGAAACCCAAGCTAACTTACATGAGAACGTTTGGCTGCAAATGGTTTGCTCTCAATAATGGTAAGGAAGTGTTGGAAAAatttgatgccaagagtgatAAAAGAATCTTTCTTGGATATTCCCCACAAAGTAAAGCATACAAGGTCTATAAAAAAGGACTATATGTGTTGAATAAAGCATACAAGGTCTATAAAAAAGGACTATATGTGTTGAAGAAAGCATACATGTGA